In Bradysia coprophila strain Holo2 unplaced genomic scaffold, BU_Bcop_v1 contig_350, whole genome shotgun sequence, a genomic segment contains:
- the LOC119080172 gene encoding uncharacterized protein LOC119080172 isoform X2 has product MSELANKIIENITNPEDFSKVLRDVAIALKSKGFFDNSNWSDELLKNFKDVIDTKVDDSISCITDNEHEISSSFITDESSKFNKKSKTTITTGCQSILNDDMFEDSNDSFEIPETQPFPAIDHPNDDELDSEGFITMPDDGYVANDCSQSQVLLQGAELGMQTPVPPDFDDSDTVDMEMSKLQWDDSTKENDKNKSASVTPELMDVDLMMQQAAAKNADLKPTTSGNACTKPARMENADTRPAESDSIDEDFETQDLGFGATLAKSILEAFDSPQSFAPSKGPSSLGRNETKTSPICKSDKFSTREPSTIVERADDGDLGIEKIELDNREISANVKCDIKEELQREKNRPDEEVGDEAKICTDGKATNDDKAAEGVQAAEDVQAAEDVQPAEDTRAAKSDVPVENLDHCDDEMPETQFFFKSGDDIENRADIEVPEDQLFKKPGELGAGKITESKRVSDVINDDADDVHENLEETQLFFKPNASSTEEDDDAYDAETQPLEVLESSPSNKNETSLPEDGPKDDGNNKQLDVINVDVATNEISEDSEEPKPKQRKRNKLIESSDEEDDAANGIDYEAPTQKFVTRKYDGAVTDGADPDAHTQRTGDNPDQAQKPQNSDAKDVGADDTHADKCDEKDGAADYDAHTEIFETRKPETPRRKRVSELKGGDWEQLCEAANSNQANVVFKSVFDQCKDLRQVHENNETVASVTNQNVVAEAPIRQSARSRAKVKYPVSNDAEPITSKRPKLRTEPITFKVPFDTVPTKSDNAPPQEVKASEESSKVSLDSTNSDTPLVVKASKNSSKAALASSKQDETDENVALEMAHTQVFVKASSTPKERAKPDLPGRRARAATDVPKDIQKPIPKLRAQRQSVAYSPKVSDVKVTSDVNENVDDSLIKNIKSEESESSIDGPRQTRKRKASDTNVSTDSGASSSYTSRSPSLNRSSRNQNYPVMFTMVDPAPHKATLKNLNISIVTETGTYNALITDKVYRTSKFMCAVAAGKPIVSIEWLNALKAKKSFIDPFEYLLKDAAGEKKYHFNLAKTLNKVQQNGELCRNHSIFVTPNTSPSPDILKDVIASSGGKYLKTSLSARKNDIVLCISAEEDAKVVTQLKKKYRNLKEITAEQFMQGIFQYKI; this is encoded by the exons ATGTCAGAATTAGCtaacaaaattatcgaaaacatCACGAACCCTGAAGACTTTTCGAAG GTGTTACGTGACGTCGCTATTGCCTTGAAAAGTAAAGGATTTTTCGACAATTCGAACTGGAGCGACGAACTGCTCAAAAACTTTAAGGATGTCATTGATACTAAAGTTGACGATAGCATTTCCTGCATCACTGACAACGAACACGAAATTTCGAGTTCATTTATTACG GACGAGTCTtccaaattcaataaaaagtcCAAAACAACAATTACCACCGGCTGTCAATCCATTTTAAATGATGACATGTTTGAAGACAGCAATGATTCGTTCGAAATACCCGAAACACAGCCATTTCCTGCTATAGATCATCCGAACGATGATGAACTCGATAGTGAAGGATTCATAACAATGCCAGACGATGGCTACGTAGCAAACGATTGCTCACAATCACAAGTCCTACTGCAAGGAGCAGAATTGGGGATGCAGACTCCGGTACCACCAGATTTTGATGATTCCGATACGGTTGACATGGAGATGTCAAAACTGCAGTGGGATGATTCCACAAAAGAGAATGACAAAAACAAGAGTGCATCAGTGACACCAGAATTGATGGATGTTGATTTAATGATGCAACAAGCGGCAGCCAAAAATGCCGATCTCAAACCAACGACAAGCGGCAATGCCTGCACCAAACCAGCAAGAATGGAAAATGCTGATACCAGACCCGCGGAAAGCGACTCTATTGACGAAGATTTTGAAACACAGGACTTGGGTTTCGGCGCTACATTGGCAAAATCAATTCTTGAAGCGTTTGATTCTCCTCAATCGTTTGCGCCGTCGAAAGGACCTTCCAGCTTGGGACGGAATGAG ACCAAGACCTCTCCAATTTGTAAGAGCGATAAGTTCTCTACACGTGAGCCATCAACTATTGTGGAACGTGCTGACGATGGAGATCTTGgaatcgaaaaaattgaactCGATAACCGTGAAATATCAGCCAATGTTAAATGTGACATAAAGGAAGAATTACAACGTGAAAAGAATCGTCCAGATGAGGAA GTCGGTGACGAAGCTAAAATATGTACAGATGGAAAAGCTACCAATGATGACAAAGCAGCTGAAGGTGTTCAGGCCGCTGAAGATGTTCAAGCTGCTGAAGATGTTCAACCTGCTGAAGATACCCGAGCTGCTAAAAGTGATGTACCAGTGGAG AATTTGGATCACTGCGATGACGAAATGCCGGAAACACAATTCTTTTTCAAGTCTGGCGACGAcattgag AATCGCGCTGATATCGAAGTACCGGAAGAccaattattcaaaaaacCAGGTGAATTAGGTGCTGGTAAAATAACTGAG TCCAAACGTGTCAGCGATGTCATCAACGATGATGCCGACGACGTACACGAGAACTTAGAAGAAACACAGTTGTTCTTTAAGCCCAATGCTAGCTCTACCGAAGAAGATGATGATGCCTATGATGCGGAAACACAGCCATTAGAAGTTTTGGA GAGCAGTCCGagcaacaaaaatgaaacctCCCTGCCGGAGGATGGACCCAAGGACGATGGAAACAATAAACAGCTCGATGTTATCAACGTCGATGTGGCCACCAATGAAATTTCAGAGGACTCCGAAGAACCAAA ACCTAAACAACGTAAGCGcaacaaattaattgaatcatCCGACGAAGAGGACGATGCAGCTAATGGTATTGATTACGAGGCTCCCACGCAGAAATTTGTGACTCGAAAGTACGATGGAGCTGTAACCGATGGGGCAGATCCAGATGCGCACACGCAGAGAACTGGTGACAATCCTGATCAGGCGCAAAAACCTCAAAATTCTGATGCGAAAGATGTTGGTGCCGATGATACTCATGCAGACAAATGCGATGAAAAAGATGGTGCTGCGGATTACGATGCTCATACGGAGATATTTGAAACGCGGAA ACCGGAAACTCCGAGACGAAAACGTGTATCCGAATTGAAAGGAGGTGATTGGGAACAATTGTGCGAGGCAGCCAACAGCAATCAAGCAAACGTTGTATTTAAAAGTGTCTTTGACCAATGCAAAGATCTTAGACAAgtacatgaaaataatgagACTGTCGCTTCTGTGACTAATCAAAATGTAGTTGCCGAAGCTCCGATTCGACAGTCAGCTAGAAGCAGAGCCAAAGTAAAGTATCCAGTATCGAATGACGCCGAACCGATT acCTCAAAGCGACCAAAACTCCGCACGGAGCCGATAACGTTTAAAGTGCCCTTTGATACTGTTCCAACAAAGTCAGACAATGCGCCACCACAGGAAGTTAAGGCATCCGAAGAATCGTCGAAAGTTTCTTTGGATTCAACAAACTCAGATACACCTTTGGTGGTCAAGGCTTCCAAAAACTCGTCGAAAGCTGCTTTGGCTTCATCTAAGCAGGATGAA ACAGACGAAAATGTCGCACTGGAAATGGCGCACACTCAAGTTTTCGTCAAAGCGTCCTCCACACCGAAAGAACGAGCCAAACCTGATCTACCTGGACGTCGAGCGAGAGCTGCTACGGATGTACCGAAAGACATTCAAAAACCGATACCCAAGTTACGTGCACAACGTCAATCGGTAGCATACTCACCGAAAGTCTCTGATGTTAAG GTAACATCCGACGTAAACGAAAACGTCGATGACAGTCTCATCAAGAACATAAAGTCCGAAGAGAGCG AGAGCTCAATTGATGGTCCCCGCCAAACTCGGAAGAGAAAGGCCAGTGATACAAATGTTTCAACTGATTCAGGCGCTAGCTCGTCATATACA tcaagaaGTCCGTCATTAAATCGCTCATCACGAAACCAAAACTACCCAGTAATGTTCACAATGGTGGATCCTGCGCCTCACAAggcaacattgaaaaatttga ACATATCCATCGTCACCGAAACTGGTACATACAATGCATTGATTACGGACAAAGTCTATCGCACCTCTAAGTTCATGTGCGCTGTAGCCGCTGGAAAGCCAATCGTTTCGATTGAGTGGCTAAACGCGCTGAAAGCAAAGAAGTCGTTTATTGATCCGTTTGAGTATCTGCTCAAAGATGCGGCAGGAGAGAAAAAGtatcattttaatttggcCAAAACATTGAACAAAGTTCAACAAAATGGAGAGTTATGTCGCAACCACTCCATATTTGTCACGCCGAACACATCGCCGTCGCCGGACATACTGAAAG ATGTCATAGCCAGCAGCGGTGGAAAGTATTTGAAAACATCCTTGTCTGCCCGGAAAAACGACATCGTTCTGTGTATTTCGGCTGAAGAGGATGCAAAGGTGGTCactcaattgaagaaaaaatatcgCAATTTGAAGGAAATAACGGCTGAGCAGTTCATGCAGGgcatttttcaatataaaatctAA
- the LOC119080172 gene encoding protein hsr-9-like isoform X1 yields the protein MSELANKIIENITNPEDFSKVLRDVAIALKSKGFFDNSNWSDELLKNFKDVIDTKVDDSISCITDNEHEISSSFITDESSKFNKKSKTTITTGCQSILNDDMFEDSNDSFEIPETQPFPAIDHPNDDELDSEGFITMPDDGYVANDCSQSQVLLQGAELGMQTPVPPDFDDSDTVDMEMSKLQWDDSTKENDKNKSASVTPELMDVDLMMQQAAAKNADLKPTTSGNACTKPARMENADTRPAESDSIDEDFETQDLGFGATLAKSILEAFDSPQSFAPSKGPSSLGRNETKTSPICKSDKFSTREPSTIVERADDGDLGIEKIELDNREISANVKCDIKEELQREKNRPDEEVGDEAKICTDGKATNDDKAAEGVQAAEDVQAAEDVQPAEDTRAAKSDVPVENLDHCDDEMPETQFFFKSGDDIENRADIEVPEDQLFKKPGELGAGKITESKRVSDVINDDADDVHENLEETQLFFKPNASSTEEDDDAYDAETQPLEVLESSPSNKNETSLPEDGPKDDGNNKQLDVINVDVATNEISEDSEEPKPKQRKRNKLIESSDEEDDAANGIDYEAPTQKFVTRKYDGAVTDGADPDAHTQRTGDNPDQAQKPQNSDAKDVGADDTHADKCDEKDGAADYDAHTEIFETRKPETPRRKRVSELKGGDWEQLCEAANSNQANVVFKSVFDQCKDLRQVHENNETVASVTNQNVVAEAPIRQSARSRAKVKYPVSNDAEPITSKRPKLRTEPITFKVPFDTVPTKSDNAPPQEVKASEESSKVSLDSTNSDTPLVVKASKNSSKAALASSKQDETDENVALEMAHTQVFVKASSTPKERAKPDLPGRRARAATDVPKDIQKPIPKLRAQRQSVAYSPKVSDVKVTSDVNENVDDSLIKNIKSEESEKQSSIDGPRQTRKRKASDTNVSTDSGASSSYTSRSPSLNRSSRNQNYPVMFTMVDPAPHKATLKNLNISIVTETGTYNALITDKVYRTSKFMCAVAAGKPIVSIEWLNALKAKKSFIDPFEYLLKDAAGEKKYHFNLAKTLNKVQQNGELCRNHSIFVTPNTSPSPDILKDVIASSGGKYLKTSLSARKNDIVLCISAEEDAKVVTQLKKKYRNLKEITAEQFMQGIFQYKI from the exons ATGTCAGAATTAGCtaacaaaattatcgaaaacatCACGAACCCTGAAGACTTTTCGAAG GTGTTACGTGACGTCGCTATTGCCTTGAAAAGTAAAGGATTTTTCGACAATTCGAACTGGAGCGACGAACTGCTCAAAAACTTTAAGGATGTCATTGATACTAAAGTTGACGATAGCATTTCCTGCATCACTGACAACGAACACGAAATTTCGAGTTCATTTATTACG GACGAGTCTtccaaattcaataaaaagtcCAAAACAACAATTACCACCGGCTGTCAATCCATTTTAAATGATGACATGTTTGAAGACAGCAATGATTCGTTCGAAATACCCGAAACACAGCCATTTCCTGCTATAGATCATCCGAACGATGATGAACTCGATAGTGAAGGATTCATAACAATGCCAGACGATGGCTACGTAGCAAACGATTGCTCACAATCACAAGTCCTACTGCAAGGAGCAGAATTGGGGATGCAGACTCCGGTACCACCAGATTTTGATGATTCCGATACGGTTGACATGGAGATGTCAAAACTGCAGTGGGATGATTCCACAAAAGAGAATGACAAAAACAAGAGTGCATCAGTGACACCAGAATTGATGGATGTTGATTTAATGATGCAACAAGCGGCAGCCAAAAATGCCGATCTCAAACCAACGACAAGCGGCAATGCCTGCACCAAACCAGCAAGAATGGAAAATGCTGATACCAGACCCGCGGAAAGCGACTCTATTGACGAAGATTTTGAAACACAGGACTTGGGTTTCGGCGCTACATTGGCAAAATCAATTCTTGAAGCGTTTGATTCTCCTCAATCGTTTGCGCCGTCGAAAGGACCTTCCAGCTTGGGACGGAATGAG ACCAAGACCTCTCCAATTTGTAAGAGCGATAAGTTCTCTACACGTGAGCCATCAACTATTGTGGAACGTGCTGACGATGGAGATCTTGgaatcgaaaaaattgaactCGATAACCGTGAAATATCAGCCAATGTTAAATGTGACATAAAGGAAGAATTACAACGTGAAAAGAATCGTCCAGATGAGGAA GTCGGTGACGAAGCTAAAATATGTACAGATGGAAAAGCTACCAATGATGACAAAGCAGCTGAAGGTGTTCAGGCCGCTGAAGATGTTCAAGCTGCTGAAGATGTTCAACCTGCTGAAGATACCCGAGCTGCTAAAAGTGATGTACCAGTGGAG AATTTGGATCACTGCGATGACGAAATGCCGGAAACACAATTCTTTTTCAAGTCTGGCGACGAcattgag AATCGCGCTGATATCGAAGTACCGGAAGAccaattattcaaaaaacCAGGTGAATTAGGTGCTGGTAAAATAACTGAG TCCAAACGTGTCAGCGATGTCATCAACGATGATGCCGACGACGTACACGAGAACTTAGAAGAAACACAGTTGTTCTTTAAGCCCAATGCTAGCTCTACCGAAGAAGATGATGATGCCTATGATGCGGAAACACAGCCATTAGAAGTTTTGGA GAGCAGTCCGagcaacaaaaatgaaacctCCCTGCCGGAGGATGGACCCAAGGACGATGGAAACAATAAACAGCTCGATGTTATCAACGTCGATGTGGCCACCAATGAAATTTCAGAGGACTCCGAAGAACCAAA ACCTAAACAACGTAAGCGcaacaaattaattgaatcatCCGACGAAGAGGACGATGCAGCTAATGGTATTGATTACGAGGCTCCCACGCAGAAATTTGTGACTCGAAAGTACGATGGAGCTGTAACCGATGGGGCAGATCCAGATGCGCACACGCAGAGAACTGGTGACAATCCTGATCAGGCGCAAAAACCTCAAAATTCTGATGCGAAAGATGTTGGTGCCGATGATACTCATGCAGACAAATGCGATGAAAAAGATGGTGCTGCGGATTACGATGCTCATACGGAGATATTTGAAACGCGGAA ACCGGAAACTCCGAGACGAAAACGTGTATCCGAATTGAAAGGAGGTGATTGGGAACAATTGTGCGAGGCAGCCAACAGCAATCAAGCAAACGTTGTATTTAAAAGTGTCTTTGACCAATGCAAAGATCTTAGACAAgtacatgaaaataatgagACTGTCGCTTCTGTGACTAATCAAAATGTAGTTGCCGAAGCTCCGATTCGACAGTCAGCTAGAAGCAGAGCCAAAGTAAAGTATCCAGTATCGAATGACGCCGAACCGATT acCTCAAAGCGACCAAAACTCCGCACGGAGCCGATAACGTTTAAAGTGCCCTTTGATACTGTTCCAACAAAGTCAGACAATGCGCCACCACAGGAAGTTAAGGCATCCGAAGAATCGTCGAAAGTTTCTTTGGATTCAACAAACTCAGATACACCTTTGGTGGTCAAGGCTTCCAAAAACTCGTCGAAAGCTGCTTTGGCTTCATCTAAGCAGGATGAA ACAGACGAAAATGTCGCACTGGAAATGGCGCACACTCAAGTTTTCGTCAAAGCGTCCTCCACACCGAAAGAACGAGCCAAACCTGATCTACCTGGACGTCGAGCGAGAGCTGCTACGGATGTACCGAAAGACATTCAAAAACCGATACCCAAGTTACGTGCACAACGTCAATCGGTAGCATACTCACCGAAAGTCTCTGATGTTAAG GTAACATCCGACGTAAACGAAAACGTCGATGACAGTCTCATCAAGAACATAAAGTCCGAAGAGAGCGAAAAGCAG AGCTCAATTGATGGTCCCCGCCAAACTCGGAAGAGAAAGGCCAGTGATACAAATGTTTCAACTGATTCAGGCGCTAGCTCGTCATATACA tcaagaaGTCCGTCATTAAATCGCTCATCACGAAACCAAAACTACCCAGTAATGTTCACAATGGTGGATCCTGCGCCTCACAAggcaacattgaaaaatttga ACATATCCATCGTCACCGAAACTGGTACATACAATGCATTGATTACGGACAAAGTCTATCGCACCTCTAAGTTCATGTGCGCTGTAGCCGCTGGAAAGCCAATCGTTTCGATTGAGTGGCTAAACGCGCTGAAAGCAAAGAAGTCGTTTATTGATCCGTTTGAGTATCTGCTCAAAGATGCGGCAGGAGAGAAAAAGtatcattttaatttggcCAAAACATTGAACAAAGTTCAACAAAATGGAGAGTTATGTCGCAACCACTCCATATTTGTCACGCCGAACACATCGCCGTCGCCGGACATACTGAAAG ATGTCATAGCCAGCAGCGGTGGAAAGTATTTGAAAACATCCTTGTCTGCCCGGAAAAACGACATCGTTCTGTGTATTTCGGCTGAAGAGGATGCAAAGGTGGTCactcaattgaagaaaaaatatcgCAATTTGAAGGAAATAACGGCTGAGCAGTTCATGCAGGgcatttttcaatataaaatctAA
- the LOC119080172 gene encoding protein hsr-9-like isoform X3: protein MSELANKIIENITNPEDFSKVLRDVAIALKSKGFFDNSNWSDELLKNFKDVIDTKVDDSISCITDNEHEISSSFITTKTSPICKSDKFSTREPSTIVERADDGDLGIEKIELDNREISANVKCDIKEELQREKNRPDEEVGDEAKICTDGKATNDDKAAEGVQAAEDVQAAEDVQPAEDTRAAKSDVPVENLDHCDDEMPETQFFFKSGDDIENRADIEVPEDQLFKKPGELGAGKITESKRVSDVINDDADDVHENLEETQLFFKPNASSTEEDDDAYDAETQPLEVLESSPSNKNETSLPEDGPKDDGNNKQLDVINVDVATNEISEDSEEPKPKQRKRNKLIESSDEEDDAANGIDYEAPTQKFVTRKYDGAVTDGADPDAHTQRTGDNPDQAQKPQNSDAKDVGADDTHADKCDEKDGAADYDAHTEIFETRKPETPRRKRVSELKGGDWEQLCEAANSNQANVVFKSVFDQCKDLRQVHENNETVASVTNQNVVAEAPIRQSARSRAKVKYPVSNDAEPITSKRPKLRTEPITFKVPFDTVPTKSDNAPPQEVKASEESSKVSLDSTNSDTPLVVKASKNSSKAALASSKQDETDENVALEMAHTQVFVKASSTPKERAKPDLPGRRARAATDVPKDIQKPIPKLRAQRQSVAYSPKVSDVKVTSDVNENVDDSLIKNIKSEESEKQSSIDGPRQTRKRKASDTNVSTDSGASSSYTSRSPSLNRSSRNQNYPVMFTMVDPAPHKATLKNLNISIVTETGTYNALITDKVYRTSKFMCAVAAGKPIVSIEWLNALKAKKSFIDPFEYLLKDAAGEKKYHFNLAKTLNKVQQNGELCRNHSIFVTPNTSPSPDILKDVIASSGGKYLKTSLSARKNDIVLCISAEEDAKVVTQLKKKYRNLKEITAEQFMQGIFQYKI from the exons ATGTCAGAATTAGCtaacaaaattatcgaaaacatCACGAACCCTGAAGACTTTTCGAAG GTGTTACGTGACGTCGCTATTGCCTTGAAAAGTAAAGGATTTTTCGACAATTCGAACTGGAGCGACGAACTGCTCAAAAACTTTAAGGATGTCATTGATACTAAAGTTGACGATAGCATTTCCTGCATCACTGACAACGAACACGAAATTTCGAGTTCATTTATTACG ACCAAGACCTCTCCAATTTGTAAGAGCGATAAGTTCTCTACACGTGAGCCATCAACTATTGTGGAACGTGCTGACGATGGAGATCTTGgaatcgaaaaaattgaactCGATAACCGTGAAATATCAGCCAATGTTAAATGTGACATAAAGGAAGAATTACAACGTGAAAAGAATCGTCCAGATGAGGAA GTCGGTGACGAAGCTAAAATATGTACAGATGGAAAAGCTACCAATGATGACAAAGCAGCTGAAGGTGTTCAGGCCGCTGAAGATGTTCAAGCTGCTGAAGATGTTCAACCTGCTGAAGATACCCGAGCTGCTAAAAGTGATGTACCAGTGGAG AATTTGGATCACTGCGATGACGAAATGCCGGAAACACAATTCTTTTTCAAGTCTGGCGACGAcattgag AATCGCGCTGATATCGAAGTACCGGAAGAccaattattcaaaaaacCAGGTGAATTAGGTGCTGGTAAAATAACTGAG TCCAAACGTGTCAGCGATGTCATCAACGATGATGCCGACGACGTACACGAGAACTTAGAAGAAACACAGTTGTTCTTTAAGCCCAATGCTAGCTCTACCGAAGAAGATGATGATGCCTATGATGCGGAAACACAGCCATTAGAAGTTTTGGA GAGCAGTCCGagcaacaaaaatgaaacctCCCTGCCGGAGGATGGACCCAAGGACGATGGAAACAATAAACAGCTCGATGTTATCAACGTCGATGTGGCCACCAATGAAATTTCAGAGGACTCCGAAGAACCAAA ACCTAAACAACGTAAGCGcaacaaattaattgaatcatCCGACGAAGAGGACGATGCAGCTAATGGTATTGATTACGAGGCTCCCACGCAGAAATTTGTGACTCGAAAGTACGATGGAGCTGTAACCGATGGGGCAGATCCAGATGCGCACACGCAGAGAACTGGTGACAATCCTGATCAGGCGCAAAAACCTCAAAATTCTGATGCGAAAGATGTTGGTGCCGATGATACTCATGCAGACAAATGCGATGAAAAAGATGGTGCTGCGGATTACGATGCTCATACGGAGATATTTGAAACGCGGAA ACCGGAAACTCCGAGACGAAAACGTGTATCCGAATTGAAAGGAGGTGATTGGGAACAATTGTGCGAGGCAGCCAACAGCAATCAAGCAAACGTTGTATTTAAAAGTGTCTTTGACCAATGCAAAGATCTTAGACAAgtacatgaaaataatgagACTGTCGCTTCTGTGACTAATCAAAATGTAGTTGCCGAAGCTCCGATTCGACAGTCAGCTAGAAGCAGAGCCAAAGTAAAGTATCCAGTATCGAATGACGCCGAACCGATT acCTCAAAGCGACCAAAACTCCGCACGGAGCCGATAACGTTTAAAGTGCCCTTTGATACTGTTCCAACAAAGTCAGACAATGCGCCACCACAGGAAGTTAAGGCATCCGAAGAATCGTCGAAAGTTTCTTTGGATTCAACAAACTCAGATACACCTTTGGTGGTCAAGGCTTCCAAAAACTCGTCGAAAGCTGCTTTGGCTTCATCTAAGCAGGATGAA ACAGACGAAAATGTCGCACTGGAAATGGCGCACACTCAAGTTTTCGTCAAAGCGTCCTCCACACCGAAAGAACGAGCCAAACCTGATCTACCTGGACGTCGAGCGAGAGCTGCTACGGATGTACCGAAAGACATTCAAAAACCGATACCCAAGTTACGTGCACAACGTCAATCGGTAGCATACTCACCGAAAGTCTCTGATGTTAAG GTAACATCCGACGTAAACGAAAACGTCGATGACAGTCTCATCAAGAACATAAAGTCCGAAGAGAGCGAAAAGCAG AGCTCAATTGATGGTCCCCGCCAAACTCGGAAGAGAAAGGCCAGTGATACAAATGTTTCAACTGATTCAGGCGCTAGCTCGTCATATACA tcaagaaGTCCGTCATTAAATCGCTCATCACGAAACCAAAACTACCCAGTAATGTTCACAATGGTGGATCCTGCGCCTCACAAggcaacattgaaaaatttga ACATATCCATCGTCACCGAAACTGGTACATACAATGCATTGATTACGGACAAAGTCTATCGCACCTCTAAGTTCATGTGCGCTGTAGCCGCTGGAAAGCCAATCGTTTCGATTGAGTGGCTAAACGCGCTGAAAGCAAAGAAGTCGTTTATTGATCCGTTTGAGTATCTGCTCAAAGATGCGGCAGGAGAGAAAAAGtatcattttaatttggcCAAAACATTGAACAAAGTTCAACAAAATGGAGAGTTATGTCGCAACCACTCCATATTTGTCACGCCGAACACATCGCCGTCGCCGGACATACTGAAAG ATGTCATAGCCAGCAGCGGTGGAAAGTATTTGAAAACATCCTTGTCTGCCCGGAAAAACGACATCGTTCTGTGTATTTCGGCTGAAGAGGATGCAAAGGTGGTCactcaattgaagaaaaaatatcgCAATTTGAAGGAAATAACGGCTGAGCAGTTCATGCAGGgcatttttcaatataaaatctAA
- the LOC119081083 gene encoding uncharacterized protein LOC119081083 — protein MSGLDSKLIDEFKLVPALYDRTHAKFKDKAFVENAWNNIAEQLCYDVNILKDRMYQLRNRYNVEKRRLQSLRDDGLPNPKPMWPLYHNLNFLSSHIRQRKSYKTMRMRTVTVEAGFRGFTKAEGCRFVRPYATDRTVEIKNEVGDQLNLNGDADESMDTSRISQTLRNIDRLKQSLLADNDFSGIVSPEKILKNHHPSQKFEAFGSFVSDSLQDLPENNALEIIARFTSEIVQAIIEHGLESSNC, from the coding sequence ATGAGTGGTCTGGACTCGAAACTAATCGATGAGTTTAAATTGGTTCCCGCATTGTACGACAGAACTCATGCAAAATTTAAGGACAAAGCATTCGTTGAAAACGCTTGGAACAACATAGCCGAACAACTTTGCTATGACGTGAACATTCTCAAGGACCGGATGTATCAATTAAGAAATCGGTACAATGTGGAAAAACGTAGATTGCAATCACTGCGAGATGACGGTCTACCGAATCCAAAACCTATGTGGCCCCTATACCATAACCTCAACTTCCTCAGCAGTCACATAAGACAACGGAAATCCTATAAAACGATGAGAATGCGAACAGTTACCGTTGAAGCGGGCTTTCGTGGTTTTACCAAAGCGGAAGGATGTCGTTTCGTTCGTCCATATGCGACAGATCGAactgttgaaataaaaaatgaagttgGAGATCAGCTCAATCTGAATGGCGATGCCGATGAATCTATGGATACCAGCAGAATATCGCAAACACTTCGAAACATTGACAGATTGAAGCAATCCCTTCTGGCCGATAACGATTTTTCCGGCATAGTTTCACcagaaaaaattctaaaaaatcatcATCCATCACAAAAGTTTGAGGCGTTTGGTTCGTTTGTCAGTGATTCTTTGCAAGATTTACCTGAGAACAACGCGCTGGAAATAATTGCAAGATTTACCAGCGAAATTGTTCAAGCAATAATCGAACATGGACTGGAGTCTTCCAATTGTTAA